The proteins below come from a single Actinomycetes bacterium genomic window:
- the rpsF gene encoding 30S ribosomal protein S6: MRHYELMVILDPDVEERTVGPALDQFLTVVKKDGGDVEKVDIWGRRRMSFEIRKKAEGIYAVVDLQAEPATVKELDRQLNLNEAVLRTKVIRPDQR, translated from the coding sequence ATCCTCGACCCCGACGTCGAGGAGCGCACCGTCGGTCCCGCTCTCGACCAGTTCCTGACCGTCGTGAAGAAGGACGGCGGCGACGTCGAGAAGGTCGACATCTGGGGCCGTCGCCGGATGTCCTTCGAGATCAGGAAGAAGGCAGAAGGCATCTACGCCGTCGTCGACCTGCAGGCCGAGCCGGCGACCGTCAAGGAGCTCGACCGCCAGCTCAACCTCAACGAGGCCGTGCTGCGCACCAAGGTCATCCGCCCCGACCAGCGCTGA